A region from the Sutcliffiella horikoshii genome encodes:
- a CDS encoding glycosyltransferase yields MKIVKMLYFGKICDDELFIQKEQQQQPYFIAQYMFEKALTNEFLKDNRVDIDIVSIHQTDYFPKASFIFNRRNKKEMNLSYLKFINFPYMREMSFFVSACIKIMSWALKNRHIKNKFIYSSCHFPPVSLAIVIMGWVFSIKKVVTFTDLSLFTYSKHRIKNMRLYKKLLIKPYLLLVNKLQKSYNAYILFSQEMNKVVNQNNRPYLIMEGIYNSEKINLNAVSPKNNAIAHAGTLNEEVGISKILDVFELIEDKSIELWLIGKGDMTNEIKKRAELDKRIKYLGFMPRHLAFEKLKKAKLLVNLRNPDDIYTKHSFPSKMFEYMASGTPVLTTKLVGIPKEYYDYLYTVDTLNNEVIKDKIIKLVGNDEKELGRFGTRAQNFIISKKNSKEQTHKIIDFLSKSTF; encoded by the coding sequence GTGAAAATAGTGAAAATGTTATATTTTGGAAAGATTTGTGATGATGAATTATTTATTCAAAAGGAACAACAGCAACAACCTTACTTTATTGCTCAGTACATGTTTGAAAAAGCATTAACTAACGAGTTTTTAAAAGATAACCGTGTAGATATTGATATTGTTAGTATTCACCAAACTGATTATTTTCCGAAGGCTAGTTTTATTTTTAACAGAAGAAACAAGAAAGAAATGAATTTAAGTTATTTAAAATTCATTAATTTCCCTTATATGAGAGAAATGTCATTTTTTGTATCAGCTTGTATTAAAATAATGAGTTGGGCCTTAAAGAATAGACATATAAAAAATAAATTTATTTATTCGAGTTGCCATTTCCCACCTGTCTCTTTAGCAATAGTAATAATGGGTTGGGTATTCTCAATTAAAAAAGTTGTTACATTTACTGATTTATCTCTATTTACTTATTCAAAACACAGAATAAAGAATATGAGGTTGTACAAGAAATTGTTAATTAAACCGTATTTACTTCTTGTGAATAAATTACAAAAAAGTTATAATGCTTATATTTTATTTTCACAAGAAATGAATAAAGTAGTTAACCAAAATAATAGACCTTACTTAATTATGGAGGGTATATACAATAGTGAAAAAATCAATTTAAATGCTGTTTCACCAAAGAATAACGCAATAGCCCATGCAGGCACTTTAAATGAAGAAGTTGGAATATCAAAAATACTCGATGTTTTCGAATTAATTGAAGATAAATCAATAGAATTATGGTTAATTGGAAAAGGTGATATGACTAATGAAATTAAAAAAAGAGCAGAATTGGATAAACGTATTAAATATCTAGGTTTTATGCCACGACACTTAGCATTTGAAAAACTAAAAAAAGCAAAGTTGCTTGTAAATCTAAGGAACCCAGATGATATTTATACTAAGCATTCATTTCCTTCAAAAATGTTTGAATATATGGCATCGGGTACTCCTGTCCTTACAACAAAATTAGTTGGTATACCTAAAGAGTATTACGATTATTTATATACCGTAGATACACTTAATAATGAGGTAATAAAGGATAAGATTATTAAACTTGTTGGAAATGACGAAAAAGAATTGGGGAGGTTTGGAACTAGAGCACAAAATTTTATTATAAGTAAAAAAAATAGTAAAGAACAGACACATAAAATCATTGATTTTTTAAGTAAATCAACTTTTTAA
- a CDS encoding glycosyltransferase family 2 protein, whose product MNQPLVSVVIPFYSGQRWLKEAIDSVLNQSYENKEILVINDGSNEDISDLMKSYNCCVNFVYKQNGGPASARNIGIEKSSGDYIAFLDSDDIWLQDKLTDQISAMEVNNYHWSHHSYEMFWEGKEKTKLIDTSIYSGNVYKDCFISFKVQTSCVVVKRNILFKDNIRFPIEKRYGQDTDFYKQIAEKYPIGYINGIYTRFRIRGSNAGFRAFVQINDKASTWKEIKENKSVLSILPRPVIFAYKVSTLLSKWINFLNKKDKMVEIHSKILYSLPYSIFKFYSRKN is encoded by the coding sequence ATGAATCAACCACTAGTAAGTGTAGTAATTCCATTTTATTCAGGTCAGAGATGGCTAAAGGAAGCAATAGATAGTGTATTGAACCAAAGTTATGAGAATAAAGAAATTCTAGTTATTAATGATGGCTCTAATGAAGATATTTCAGATTTAATGAAAAGTTATAATTGTTGTGTTAATTTTGTTTACAAGCAAAATGGTGGACCAGCTTCTGCAAGAAATATAGGTATTGAAAAATCCTCAGGTGACTATATTGCTTTTTTAGATTCTGATGATATATGGCTACAGGATAAACTTACAGATCAGATAAGTGCAATGGAAGTAAATAACTATCATTGGAGTCATCACTCATATGAGATGTTTTGGGAAGGAAAAGAAAAAACAAAGTTAATTGATACCAGTATTTACTCTGGTAATGTTTATAAAGATTGTTTTATTTCCTTTAAAGTGCAGACTTCATGTGTGGTTGTAAAAAGAAACATTTTGTTTAAGGATAATATTCGTTTTCCAATTGAGAAAAGATATGGACAAGATACAGACTTTTATAAACAAATAGCAGAGAAATATCCAATAGGATATATAAACGGGATATACACAAGGTTTAGAATAAGAGGATCAAACGCGGGGTTTAGAGCATTTGTACAAATTAATGATAAAGCAAGTACTTGGAAAGAAATAAAAGAGAATAAAAGTGTGTTGAGTATTTTACCGAGGCCAGTCATTTTTGCATATAAAGTTTCTACCTTATTAAGTAAATGGATTAATTTTCTAAATAAAAAAGATAAAATGGTAGAAATCCATTCGAAAATTTTGTATTCACTCCCGTATTCTATCTTTAAATTTTATTCTAGGAAAAATTGA
- the wecB gene encoding non-hydrolyzing UDP-N-acetylglucosamine 2-epimerase codes for MKKLKVMTVVGTRPEIIRLSAVLNKLEKSKAIEHTLVHTGQNYDYELNEVFFNDFNLKKPDYFLNAATGTAVETIGNILVKIDPIMEEVNPDAVLVLGDTNSCLCAIAAKRRQIPIFHMEAGNRCFDQRVPEETNRKIVDHTADINLTYSDIAREYLLREGIPADRVIKTGSPMFEVLNSRKDDIEKSDVIERLELEEGNYFVVSAHREENINSETNFLDLIESLNAIAEKYQKPVIVSTHPRTRNMINSKGVKFNPLVKTMKPLGFNDYVKLQIKAKAVLSDSGTISEESSILGFRALNIRQAHERPEAMEEASVMMIGLTKERILQGLEILENQETGTLRLVGDYSMPNVSDKVVRIILSYTDYVNRVVWRKEKE; via the coding sequence ATGAAGAAATTAAAAGTCATGACTGTAGTCGGTACTAGACCAGAGATTATTAGACTATCGGCTGTCTTAAATAAATTAGAAAAATCAAAGGCAATAGAACACACTCTTGTTCATACAGGACAAAATTATGATTATGAGCTAAACGAAGTGTTCTTTAATGATTTTAATTTAAAAAAGCCGGATTATTTTCTTAATGCAGCGACTGGAACTGCAGTAGAAACTATAGGCAACATTCTTGTTAAGATTGATCCTATTATGGAAGAAGTAAATCCAGATGCTGTCTTGGTCCTTGGTGATACTAATAGTTGTTTATGTGCAATTGCTGCAAAAAGAAGACAAATTCCAATTTTTCATATGGAAGCAGGGAATAGATGTTTTGATCAAAGAGTACCCGAAGAAACGAACAGAAAGATTGTTGATCATACTGCTGACATAAATTTAACTTATAGTGATATAGCAAGGGAGTATCTTCTAAGAGAGGGAATCCCTGCAGACCGAGTTATTAAGACTGGAAGTCCAATGTTCGAAGTCCTCAACTCTAGAAAAGATGATATTGAGAAATCGGATGTAATTGAGAGACTAGAGCTTGAGGAAGGAAATTATTTTGTAGTTTCAGCACACAGAGAAGAAAATATTAATTCAGAAACCAATTTCTTAGATCTAATAGAAAGCTTGAATGCAATTGCAGAAAAGTATCAAAAGCCTGTAATTGTGAGTACGCATCCTAGAACTAGAAATATGATTAATTCTAAAGGAGTAAAGTTTAATCCATTAGTAAAAACAATGAAACCATTAGGGTTTAATGATTATGTAAAGCTTCAAATTAAAGCGAAAGCGGTTCTTAGTGATAGTGGGACAATTAGTGAAGAATCTTCTATACTTGGGTTTAGAGCATTGAATATTAGACAAGCTCATGAGAGACCAGAAGCGATGGAAGAAGCCTCGGTAATGATGATTGGTCTTACTAAAGAAAGAATTCTACAAGGCTTAGAGATTTTAGAAAATCAAGAAACGGGAACTTTAAGACTTGTTGGGGATTATAGCATGCCTAATGTGTCTGATAAAGTTGTTAGAATAATATTATCTTATACGGACTATGTGAATAGAGTTGTTTGGAGGAAAGAAAAAGAATGA
- a CDS encoding capsular polysaccharide biosynthesis protein CapF: MKILVTGAKGFVGKNLIAELKNRNYGYIFEYSRKTDPSLLDEYCKEADFVFHLAGVNRPKDQSEFMDGNYGFTSTLLKKLKEHQNTCPILISSSIQAELSNPYGKSKKAGEDLLFEYRKETGSTVFVYRLPNIFGKWCKPNYNSAVATFCYNVAHELPINVNDPSVLMNLVYIDNVVEEFINALNRKANIIGDYCKVPVVHKITLGEIVDLIYSFKSSRDERSIPNMSDSFTKKLYSTYLSYLPKDKFSYDLKMNVDQRGSFTEFIKTQDRGQVSVNISKPGITKGNHWHHTKNEKFLVVSGNGVIRFRKIDKDEILEYFVSGDKLEVVDIPTGYTHNIENLGDSDMVTIMWANEYFNPAKPDTYFMEV; the protein is encoded by the coding sequence ATGAAAATACTTGTTACTGGCGCAAAAGGCTTTGTGGGGAAAAACCTAATCGCAGAACTAAAAAACCGAAATTATGGATATATTTTTGAATACAGTAGAAAAACAGACCCTTCATTACTTGATGAATACTGTAAAGAAGCTGATTTTGTGTTTCATCTTGCTGGAGTAAATCGTCCTAAGGATCAGTCTGAATTTATGGATGGTAATTATGGGTTTACTTCGACACTACTGAAAAAGTTAAAAGAGCACCAAAATACTTGTCCAATATTAATTTCTTCTTCTATTCAAGCTGAACTAAGTAATCCATATGGTAAAAGTAAAAAAGCTGGCGAAGATTTGCTTTTTGAATATAGGAAAGAAACAGGGTCCACAGTATTTGTTTACCGTCTTCCTAATATATTTGGAAAATGGTGTAAACCAAATTATAATAGTGCAGTAGCTACATTTTGTTACAATGTTGCTCACGAACTACCAATTAACGTTAACGATCCTAGTGTTCTAATGAACTTAGTATATATTGATAATGTAGTAGAAGAATTCATAAATGCTCTAAATAGAAAGGCAAATATAATTGGAGATTATTGCAAAGTTCCAGTCGTACACAAGATTACACTTGGAGAAATTGTTGATTTGATTTACTCATTCAAAAGTAGTCGTGATGAACGCTCAATTCCTAATATGTCCGACTCTTTCACCAAAAAATTATACAGTACTTACTTAAGCTACTTGCCAAAAGATAAGTTTAGTTATGACCTTAAGATGAATGTAGATCAAAGAGGGTCTTTCACTGAATTTATAAAAACACAAGATAGAGGGCAGGTTTCAGTAAATATATCTAAGCCTGGAATAACAAAGGGCAATCATTGGCACCATACAAAGAATGAGAAGTTCCTTGTGGTAAGTGGGAATGGAGTTATTCGATTTAGAAAAATTGATAAAGATGAAATTCTGGAATACTTTGTTAGTGGAGATAAGTTGGAAGTCGTAGATATTCCTACGGGCTACACACATAATATTGAGAATCTCGGTGATTCTGATATGGTTACAATTATGTGGGCGAATGAGTACTTTAATCCAGCGAAACCAGACACCTATTTCATGGAGGTATAA
- a CDS encoding nucleoside-diphosphate sugar epimerase/dehydratase — translation MFKDKTLLITGGTGSFGNAVMKRFLDTDIREIRIFSRDEKKQDDMRKLYKNEKLKFYLGDVRDLASVKNAMYGVDYIFHAAALKQVPSCEFFPLEAVKTNVIGTENVLTAAIENNVKKVICLSTDKAAYPINAMGISKAMMEKVFVAKSNTVDSSKTLICGTRYGNVMASRGSVIPLFIEQIKNGQPLTVTDPSMTRFLMSLEEAVELVVFAFENAEAGDIMVQKSPASTIGELAKALTELFNVDNEIKVIGTRHGEKLYETLLTREEHVVAQDMGGFYRVPADKRDLNYDKYFVEGDQKLSSEDEYNSHNTDRLSIEAIKDKLLMLDYVREELKGWNK, via the coding sequence ATGTTTAAAGATAAAACTTTATTAATAACAGGTGGTACAGGTTCATTCGGAAATGCAGTTATGAAAAGATTTTTAGATACGGATATAAGAGAAATTCGTATATTCTCAAGAGATGAAAAGAAGCAAGATGATATGAGAAAGCTTTATAAAAACGAAAAACTTAAATTTTATTTAGGGGATGTACGTGATTTAGCTAGTGTAAAAAATGCAATGTATGGTGTTGATTACATCTTTCATGCTGCTGCACTTAAACAGGTACCTTCCTGTGAGTTCTTCCCATTAGAAGCTGTAAAAACAAATGTGATTGGTACGGAAAATGTTCTAACTGCTGCTATTGAAAATAACGTAAAAAAAGTTATTTGTTTGTCTACTGATAAAGCAGCTTATCCTATTAATGCAATGGGTATCTCAAAAGCAATGATGGAAAAAGTATTTGTTGCAAAGTCAAATACTGTAGATTCGAGTAAAACGCTTATCTGTGGAACTCGATATGGAAACGTAATGGCGTCAAGAGGTTCCGTAATCCCTCTATTTATTGAACAAATAAAAAACGGACAACCATTAACAGTTACTGATCCAAGTATGACTAGATTCTTAATGAGTTTAGAGGAAGCAGTAGAACTAGTAGTATTCGCATTTGAAAATGCCGAGGCGGGTGATATTATGGTCCAGAAATCCCCAGCATCGACTATTGGCGAGTTAGCGAAAGCGTTAACGGAATTGTTTAATGTTGATAATGAAATAAAGGTAATAGGTACCCGACACGGTGAAAAGTTATATGAAACTCTTCTAACTAGAGAGGAACATGTAGTCGCACAAGATATGGGAGGGTTTTACCGTGTTCCTGCTGACAAGCGAGATCTAAACTATGATAAATACTTTGTAGAAGGTGATCAGAAATTATCTTCTGAAGATGAGTATAATTCACATAATACTGACAGGTTATCAATAGAAGCCATTAAAGATAAGTTATTAATGCTTGATTATGTTCGTGAAGAGCTGAAAGGCTGGAACAAATAA
- a CDS encoding glycosyltransferase family 4 protein, whose amino-acid sequence MNKKKDVLFLCQYFYPEYVSSATLPFDTAEALEKAGFSVGALVGYPEEYSLKNNVPLKESHKGIEIKRLKYIQLKRSNIVGRLINYFSFTLSAALRLNELRKYRVVVVYSNPPVLPLIAVLASKLFNTKVVFISYDVYPEMAHITNSIREHSIISKTMKLVNMGVFKHVNKVVALSNEMKAYLLKHRTKLSEQQVEVIPNWYEDRGISDSKDALENKLFRSIKEDDNLIVSYFGNMGICQDLDTLVNAIRHFKDDRKVQFVFAGHGNKMDILKGIVLKEKLDNVSIFDFLHGQDFQDALNISDCFIVSLVKGLTGLAVPSKTYSYMMASKPVIAIMGEDSDIAKDLTENNAGYAMEVGETPKLINSIKELRDDKEKCKIMGGNCRDVFLKKYTKEHCTQQYVYLMKEILEG is encoded by the coding sequence ATGAATAAAAAGAAAGATGTCTTATTTTTATGTCAGTATTTTTATCCTGAATATGTTTCGTCTGCAACACTACCTTTTGATACTGCAGAAGCACTTGAGAAAGCAGGATTTTCTGTTGGCGCGTTAGTGGGTTATCCTGAAGAATATAGTCTTAAAAATAATGTCCCGTTGAAAGAAAGTCATAAAGGCATTGAGATCAAAAGATTAAAATATATTCAACTAAAACGTAGTAATATTGTTGGAAGATTGATTAACTACTTTTCTTTCACTCTCTCAGCTGCATTACGCCTAAATGAATTAAGAAAGTATAGGGTAGTAGTTGTTTATTCTAATCCACCAGTATTACCACTAATAGCAGTTCTAGCTTCTAAGCTTTTTAATACTAAGGTTGTATTCATAAGCTACGATGTATATCCAGAGATGGCTCATATTACTAATAGTATTAGGGAACATAGCATTATAAGTAAAACAATGAAATTAGTTAACATGGGTGTATTTAAACATGTAAATAAAGTAGTAGCTTTATCAAATGAGATGAAAGCATATCTACTTAAACATAGAACAAAGTTATCTGAACAGCAAGTTGAAGTAATACCAAATTGGTATGAAGATAGAGGGATTTCTGATTCTAAAGATGCTTTAGAAAACAAGTTGTTTCGTTCAATAAAAGAAGATGACAACCTCATAGTCTCCTATTTTGGGAATATGGGTATATGTCAGGATCTTGATACGTTAGTGAATGCAATTCGCCACTTCAAAGATGATAGGAAGGTTCAATTTGTATTTGCTGGACACGGAAATAAGATGGATATCTTGAAGGGGATAGTACTAAAAGAAAAATTAGATAATGTAAGTATATTTGATTTTTTACATGGTCAAGATTTTCAGGATGCACTTAATATTAGTGATTGTTTCATAGTAAGTTTGGTAAAAGGGTTAACTGGCTTAGCTGTTCCTAGTAAAACATATAGTTATATGATGGCTAGCAAACCTGTTATAGCCATTATGGGAGAGGATTCTGATATAGCGAAGGACTTAACAGAAAATAATGCGGGTTATGCCATGGAAGTTGGGGAAACCCCGAAATTAATAAATTCAATTAAAGAACTTCGTGATGATAAGGAAAAATGTAAAATTATGGGCGGTAATTGTAGGGATGTTTTCCTTAAAAAGTATACTAAAGAACATTGTACTCAACAATATGTATATTTGATGAAAGAAATACTGGAGGGCTAA